A DNA window from Paenibacillus sp. HWE-109 contains the following coding sequences:
- a CDS encoding MFS transporter, with product MAAVTTSSPDPSSTSLQGAGDIKPTVYRILFAIGLVHLLNDSIQSVIPAIFPILKSEMGLSYTQVGWVQFAINFTASIMQPVVGLYTDRKPSPYMLPIGMTSTLIGMLLLAFAHSYWVVLLSVCFVGLGSAAFHPEGSRVSHMAAGARKGLAQSIFQVGGNAGQSLAPIMTKWIFIPLGLFGSIWFTGVAAVAIAVQLYIARWYKAVLVSTPVKAKAIVKRTVNPEQRKRVTFAICLLIFLVFIRSWYGAAMSGYFAFFLQDSYGITIDRAQDFIFLFLAAGAVGTFFGGPIADRFGKRNVIFFSMLGSAPFALLLPHVSITWAYVLLVITGIILLSSFSVTVVYAQMLFPGKVGTVSGLITGLAFGLGGIGSVVLGNLCDTIGTTRVMELCAFLPLFGILTFLLPSDRKLKEWTEEQA from the coding sequence ATGGCTGCTGTTACGACATCATCTCCGGATCCCAGCTCCACGAGCTTGCAGGGTGCAGGAGACATCAAACCTACTGTTTATCGTATTTTATTTGCTATCGGGCTTGTTCATCTACTGAATGATTCCATTCAATCCGTTATTCCTGCAATCTTCCCCATCCTGAAAAGTGAAATGGGATTAAGCTATACGCAAGTGGGTTGGGTGCAGTTCGCGATTAACTTCACGGCTTCCATCATGCAGCCGGTTGTCGGGTTGTACACCGACCGCAAGCCATCGCCATATATGCTGCCGATCGGCATGACATCTACCTTAATCGGGATGCTCTTGCTCGCTTTCGCTCATTCCTATTGGGTTGTGTTGCTGTCTGTTTGCTTTGTAGGTCTAGGTTCCGCTGCTTTCCATCCTGAAGGCTCGCGAGTTTCCCATATGGCGGCTGGCGCACGCAAAGGTCTGGCCCAATCGATCTTCCAGGTGGGCGGGAATGCCGGTCAATCGCTGGCACCGATTATGACCAAATGGATCTTCATACCGCTTGGACTGTTTGGCTCTATTTGGTTCACTGGCGTAGCGGCAGTCGCTATTGCCGTGCAGCTATACATAGCTCGCTGGTACAAAGCCGTACTCGTTTCAACACCGGTTAAAGCCAAAGCGATTGTGAAAAGAACCGTCAATCCCGAGCAACGCAAGCGTGTAACATTCGCTATCTGCCTGCTGATCTTCCTGGTATTTATCCGATCTTGGTACGGAGCAGCCATGAGTGGATACTTTGCTTTTTTCCTGCAAGACTCGTATGGCATTACGATAGACCGAGCGCAGGACTTCATTTTCTTGTTCCTAGCGGCTGGAGCCGTGGGCACGTTTTTTGGCGGTCCGATTGCTGACCGTTTCGGCAAGCGGAATGTCATCTTCTTTTCCATGTTAGGTTCCGCGCCATTTGCCCTGCTTTTACCGCATGTCTCGATCACTTGGGCTTATGTGCTGCTCGTCATTACAGGTATAATCTTACTTTCCAGTTTCTCGGTCACCGTTGTTTATGCGCAAATGCTGTTTCCTGGGAAAGTTGGGACCGTATCCGGCTTGATCACCGGTTTAGCTTTTGGACTCGGGGGCATCGGAAGTGTCGTTCTTGGAAATCTTTGCGATACCATTGGCACGACGCGAGTGATGGAACTGTGTGCATTCCTGCCGCTTTTCGGTATCCTGACCTTTCTCCTGCCCTCTGACCGCAAACTCAAAGAATGGACAGAAGAACAAGCCTAA
- the asd gene encoding archaetidylserine decarboxylase (Phosphatidylserine decarboxylase is synthesized as a single chain precursor. Generation of the pyruvoyl active site from a Ser is coupled to cleavage of a Gly-Ser bond between the larger (beta) and smaller (alpha chains). It is an integral membrane protein.): MSKPFFRLLTELSSRKWVSQLTGAFARSKASRIFITRFAQTYGISIQDAEKHVKDYKSLNDFFTRRLKPGLRPIHEDPTRVVSPVDAMITGIGDIKEGQIVNVKGQDYTIEELLNRSPRTVNYKNGFYFVLYLSPTDYHRIHSPVTGDILEKEHVLGKVYPVNEFGLRHMKRVLSRNERLITFIQHEAGEVAVVKVGALNVSSIQYVKPLPKKLERGQELAYFEFGSTVVLLFEDDMFEPRSDLQLGSKVKMGEDLGRFLDNK; encoded by the coding sequence ATGTCTAAACCGTTTTTTCGATTGCTTACGGAGCTATCCTCGCGCAAATGGGTGTCCCAATTGACAGGCGCATTTGCCAGATCCAAAGCAAGCCGGATATTTATTACTCGCTTTGCCCAAACCTATGGCATATCGATCCAAGATGCTGAAAAACATGTGAAGGATTATAAGTCCTTGAATGACTTTTTCACACGCAGATTGAAACCCGGTCTACGTCCCATTCACGAGGATCCAACCCGTGTGGTAAGTCCCGTTGACGCGATGATCACAGGGATTGGCGATATCAAAGAAGGGCAGATTGTGAATGTCAAAGGCCAAGATTACACGATCGAAGAGCTGCTGAATCGTTCACCGCGCACCGTCAACTACAAAAACGGTTTCTATTTCGTCTTGTACCTTAGTCCTACTGACTATCACCGCATTCACTCTCCCGTTACAGGCGATATTCTTGAGAAAGAGCACGTGCTCGGCAAGGTGTATCCGGTCAATGAGTTCGGCCTGCGTCATATGAAAAGGGTACTCAGCCGCAACGAACGGCTTATTACCTTTATTCAACATGAAGCGGGTGAAGTCGCCGTTGTCAAAGTCGGCGCTTTGAATGTCAGTTCCATCCAATATGTGAAGCCTCTTCCCAAAAAGCTGGAGCGCGGCCAAGAACTGGCCTATTTTGAATTCGGCTCAACGGTCGTCCTGCTCTTTGAAGATGATATGTTTGAACCTCGTTCAGACCTGCAGCTTGGCTCCAAAGTCAAAATGGGAGAAGACCTCGGCCGTTTCCTAGACAACAAATAA
- a CDS encoding transposase has product MSFVITLFIILIPLCMLMMSWLFAALRVVFHALAACCAYVFGIISALAVYEILRDETVFMTNIHRVFENKYFLVTGSYLGSYGIYILLKWTLQEMRAEQ; this is encoded by the coding sequence ATGTCTTTTGTAATCACACTGTTTATCATTTTGATCCCGTTATGCATGCTGATGATGTCCTGGCTGTTCGCTGCGCTTCGTGTCGTGTTTCATGCACTGGCTGCTTGCTGCGCGTATGTATTTGGCATTATTTCCGCACTGGCTGTCTACGAGATTCTTAGAGATGAAACGGTATTTATGACGAATATTCATCGTGTGTTTGAAAATAAGTATTTCCTGGTTACAGGAAGCTACTTAGGCAGCTACGGGATTTATATCCTATTGAAATGGACGCTCCAGGAGATGCGGGCTGAACAGTAA
- the nagZ gene encoding beta-N-acetylhexosaminidase, producing MKRNQQNLFRSLIGLTSLALVVSGCSSHRGEPPSAASPIATSSSAPSAAVSAAPAATAKATQTPAPASASVLQSMSVEEKIGQMIIAGIDGYTVDSAARELLAEQHVGGIILYKPNVQNTNQLVQLTNSLKKTNASNKLPLWIGVDEEGGRVTRLPDELIKTPTSKEIGSKGSTKFAYNIGHLLGKELNAYGLNMDFAPDLDVNSNPNNPVIGDRSFGSNASIVSSQGIQVMSGLQSQQVVSVVKHFPGHGDTSVDSHIGLPIVQNDLARLRKLELVPFAEAIKHQADAVMVAHILLPKVDPDNPASMSKTIMTDMLRKEMGFQGLIMTDDMTMGAITTNYGLGEAAVKSVLAGANIVMVGHEPANVMKVINALREAVRSGRIPVDMIDQSVNQVMKLKQKYHLQDAAVKVPDVKKLNAEVQDVLGIAKSK from the coding sequence ATGAAACGAAATCAGCAGAATTTGTTCAGGAGCCTGATTGGTCTAACTTCGCTTGCTCTGGTTGTGTCAGGCTGCTCGTCTCATCGAGGAGAGCCGCCGTCTGCGGCTTCCCCCATAGCGACATCCAGTTCCGCTCCTTCTGCTGCGGTATCGGCAGCACCAGCAGCGACAGCGAAGGCTACCCAGACACCGGCGCCTGCTTCTGCAAGCGTGCTCCAGTCGATGTCCGTGGAAGAGAAGATCGGGCAGATGATTATTGCCGGGATCGACGGGTACACGGTGGATTCAGCAGCTCGTGAATTGCTGGCCGAGCAGCATGTTGGCGGCATTATTTTATACAAACCGAATGTGCAGAATACGAATCAATTGGTTCAGTTAACGAATAGTTTGAAAAAGACTAATGCGAGTAATAAGCTTCCACTATGGATTGGAGTCGATGAAGAAGGCGGCAGGGTGACCAGGTTGCCGGATGAACTGATCAAGACGCCGACAAGCAAAGAAATTGGCAGCAAAGGCAGCACAAAATTTGCTTATAATATCGGTCATTTGCTAGGGAAAGAATTGAATGCCTATGGGCTTAATATGGATTTCGCTCCGGATCTAGATGTGAACAGCAATCCTAACAATCCGGTGATTGGGGACCGCTCTTTTGGGTCGAACGCATCGATTGTGAGCAGTCAGGGAATTCAGGTGATGAGCGGCTTGCAGAGTCAGCAGGTCGTTTCGGTAGTCAAGCATTTTCCCGGACATGGGGATACCTCGGTGGATTCGCATATTGGCTTGCCGATCGTGCAAAATGATCTCGCCCGTCTGCGCAAGCTTGAACTTGTGCCCTTCGCCGAAGCGATAAAGCATCAGGCTGATGCTGTGATGGTAGCGCATATTTTGCTGCCTAAGGTGGACCCTGACAATCCCGCATCGATGTCCAAGACGATCATGACGGATATGCTGCGGAAGGAAATGGGCTTCCAAGGTCTAATTATGACGGATGATATGACGATGGGGGCGATTACGACCAATTATGGTTTAGGTGAAGCGGCTGTGAAGTCTGTGCTGGCCGGAGCGAATATTGTAATGGTCGGACATGAGCCTGCCAATGTCATGAAAGTCATCAACGCGCTGCGAGAAGCGGTTCGATCCGGACGAATACCTGTGGACATGATTGATCAAAGTGTGAATCAGGTGATGAAGCTGAAACAGAAGTACCATCTCCAAGATGCCGCCGTGAAAGTGCCTGATGTTAAAAAATTAAATGCCGAGGTACAGGACGTACTCGGTATCGCCAAAAGCAAATAA
- a CDS encoding YheC/YheD family endospore coat-associated protein, with the protein MTNPYVGILVNDSLYAGIPLGNTQYEAIQFYDEAGKQYGVTPCYFRIQDVQIETMKVYAYVKDGLNFEQQWLDLPKVIHNRAVYLDQASYQKFEAWAQHGIILFNRWNRYSKLRIHDILLKNDRIRPHLPGTYPATMKNMRIMMSAYDSLIIKPTNSSIGRGVMKMDRLARSWQLIYPASMKLSNKIYRTVRFRQYFPLTLRHKIQSRTYMIQQRLPLATFEGRPFDLRISAQRGATGEWGITGIVAKVASRKLFLTNVAQGGEVRTLPDILTTEYPQLNLEHVLSQITDFSLLVANHLSTELPYLADVGLDVGITKDGFPLFIECNGKDQRYSFLEANMQDIWKATYYNPIAYAKFLLDGGTPAL; encoded by the coding sequence ATGACGAATCCCTATGTGGGTATTTTAGTCAACGATTCCTTATATGCAGGCATTCCCCTAGGGAACACACAGTATGAAGCTATTCAATTCTATGATGAAGCCGGCAAGCAGTATGGTGTAACTCCCTGTTATTTTCGTATACAAGATGTACAAATCGAGACCATGAAAGTTTATGCTTACGTGAAAGATGGCCTTAACTTCGAGCAGCAATGGCTGGATCTTCCCAAAGTCATTCATAATCGAGCTGTTTATCTGGATCAAGCATCTTATCAGAAATTTGAAGCATGGGCCCAGCATGGAATCATCCTGTTTAACCGTTGGAATCGCTACAGTAAGCTGCGTATACATGATATCCTGTTGAAAAATGACCGCATACGCCCCCATCTCCCCGGCACTTATCCCGCTACCATGAAAAACATGAGGATCATGATGTCCGCCTACGATTCGCTCATTATTAAACCCACCAATTCGAGCATTGGCCGGGGTGTAATGAAGATGGATCGTTTGGCGCGCAGTTGGCAGCTCATCTATCCCGCAAGCATGAAGCTCAGCAACAAAATCTATCGCACGGTGCGCTTTCGGCAGTACTTCCCTTTGACGCTGCGTCATAAAATTCAAAGCCGCACCTACATGATTCAGCAGCGCCTGCCGCTCGCCACCTTTGAGGGTCGGCCTTTCGATTTACGAATTTCGGCGCAGCGCGGCGCAACGGGCGAGTGGGGAATAACAGGTATCGTTGCAAAAGTAGCATCGCGCAAGCTCTTTCTGACTAATGTGGCACAAGGCGGAGAAGTCCGTACCTTGCCCGACATTTTAACTACGGAGTACCCGCAGCTGAATCTTGAGCACGTATTGAGTCAAATTACCGACTTCTCGCTGCTGGTTGCCAATCATTTGAGCACGGAACTCCCCTATTTGGCTGATGTAGGACTCGATGTTGGCATAACGAAGGATGGCTTTCCACTCTTCATTGAATGTAACGGCAAGGACCAACGTTACAGCTTTTTGGAAGCCAACATGCAGGACATATGGAAAGCAACCTACTACAATCCGATCGCCTACGCCAAATTTTTACTGGATGGCGGCACGCCGGCCTTGTGA